The Deltaproteobacteria bacterium DNA window GCCCCGTCGTGTAGTCGTACATCACCTGGACCGTCTCCGCCTCGACGAAAACGCGGCCGTCCCGGGGATCGTACAGGTCGCAGCGGAACCGGAAGGAGCTCCGGTAGACGTCGGTGATGTGCATCCGCACGAAGACGCGATCGTGATGCAGGATGGGGATCCGGTAGCGGCAGGAGACCTCGGCGAGGATGAACCGGATGTCCTCCACCCGCTCCGCCCCCATCACATCCGCGAAGAATTGCATACGGCCCAACTCGAGGTAGGTGACGACCTTCGCGTTATTCACGTGCCCCATCGCGTCGGTGTCGCCGAAGCGAAGTTGCAGCTCGGTCTCGTACACCTTCCTGGGCAGGGAAGGCAGCGTCGCCTCGAACGGCTCCCCCCACCGCGAACGGAAGGCGATCTCCCCGAGGGGCTTGCGCGCCCGGGGCTTCTCGTCCTTCTTCCGCGACGCCTCGTCGAGGTCCCCGCTCTTCCCGGCGTAGCCGACCGCGACGACGGCCGCCGGGATGAAATCCTCCGGAAGCCCGAGGGCGGCCCGCAGCGGTTCTTCCTTCCATCCCGCCATCGGGTGGACCAGCAACCCCTGGTCGACCGCGCGATAGAGGAGGGACATGAGCGTCATTCCCGTGTCGAGGAGAAAGTAGTCCCTGGACTCGACGACGGCGGCGTCCTCCCGCCGCGCTCCCGCCGCGATCAGCACCGGAGCGCGCTTCGCCCAGGCGTTGCCCGCGTCGAGGGCCTCCTCGACCGCCGCGCGGGACGGAGCGTCCGCCCCCACCACGACGAACCGCCACGGCTGGCGGTTGGCGCACGAGGGGGACCAGCGCGCCGCGTCGAGCATCCGCTCGATCTTTTCCATTTCGACGGGACGTTGGGAGAACGCGCGCAGGCTGCGCCGCGCGCCGATGACGCGGTGGAATTCCATCGATCGCGGGACGCTACCCGCCGGCCCTTGCGGTGGAAGAGTTCACGGCCAGAGGCTTCCCGACGCCCTTCTCCGCGGTCTTCGCGGGGGCGCGCTTCCGGGACCTCACCGCCTTCTTCCCCTTCTTTCCCTTCACCTTGACCGTCGGCTGCACCTTCTTCACCGCGCGGACCGGCCGGGTCCACTTCCGGGTCCCGCGCGCCTTCGCGTAAACGGGCGGCAACGACGAGGGGTATCCGAAGTAGGAGTTGAACGCCTCCTTCCCCACGTAGCTTCCCTTGATCTTCCACCGGCTGTCGTTGACCACGAGGGCCGACAACGCCAGCCTCGGCGACCCGACGGGCGCGACCCCGGCGAACCAGTCGAAATGGACGCTCGGCGTCCACCCGGAGAGCGACCCGGTCTTCGCCGCGACGTCCATGTCATGCAGGAGCGGGGTTCGCTCGGGGCTTCCGAACGTCCGGTGCGACGTCCCCATCTCGACCGTCTTCACCATCATCCGGACAACGGCGTTTGCCGTCTCGGGGAGGACCGTGTCCCGCCATTTCACCGGGGAAGATTCGTACAACGGTTTCCCGTCGCGGTCCTCGATCCGGTCGATCAGGACGGGGCGGGGCATGGCGCCACCCGAAGCGATCGCGGACATGATCATCGCCATATGGAGCGGGGAGACGTACACCTCGCCGAACCCTGCGCCGGTGCGGGCGAGCTCGTATTCTTCCCTCGGCACCTGTGCCCGGCTCGTCTCCACCGGGAGGTCGAAGGGGATCCTCTGGCCGAATCCGAACTTGGCCAAGTACTCCTCGAGCACCGGTCCGCCGACGTGGTTGACCGCCACGTTCCCGAACACGGCGTTGGCGGAGCGGGCGATCGCCTCCTCAAGGGTCATCTTCGGGATCCCCCTCCCGTCCCGGGCGTGGATCCCGCCGCGCGTGATGCCGTAGATCCCGCCGCGGTAGCTGATCTCGTCCTGGGGGGAAACCTTCCCCCGCTCGATGGCGGCGGACGCGGTGACCACCTTGATCAGGGAGGCGGCGGGGTAGATCGCCTTCAATGACAGCCACGGGTCGGACTCGCCGCCCCGGCGGTACCCGACGAGGGCGACCACGCGCCCGGTGTCCGGCTCCATCGCCGCGAACACGCCGTACAGGGGGTCGAACCGCCGGAACAGATCGAAGATCTGCGCCTGGAGTTCCTCGTTCAGGGAGAGCGTCACCCGGTTCCCGTTCGGAAGAAGACCGTCCGGCCGCCCGACCTGCAGGAGAGTGTGCAGATCCGCGGGGGTGAACCCGTGATCGAACGCGCCCCCGCCGGAATCGGGCGCGGAGCGCGTGGGCGGGGGAAGCTGGTGGCGGTTCTCGGCCACGACCGCCGTCGCGAGCACCCAACCGGCGAGCAGGACGATGCCGGCCGCCACGATCCGGCGGAACCTCTTCCCTCCCGCGCGCCGGGTCATGCTTTCCTCGCCAGGCACACCAACGCCTCGGATCCGGGGGAAAATTCGGATCGCGCGAAATCCCCGTAGAAACGGGTGTCCCCGAAACCTGCGTTCGCCAGGATCTCCCACAACTCCTCCGGGTAAATTGGGTATAGGGGAATCTCGTTCCGAACAATGCGCGGCTCGTCCGCGCCGACGAATCGGAGGGAGGTCCGGAAGAGCACCCTGCGGTCGCCCTCCCATTCGTACCTCCGCCGGAACTCCACCGTCCCTTCGGACGCGCGGAGCATCGGCAACTCGGTCACCCCCTCGCGCAGGATCCGCTCGTAGTTCAGGATCTGGAGCAGCAGCGTGCCGGAAGGGGAAAGCGCCCCCGCGGCGTCCGCGAAAAACCGCGACGCCTCGCCCTGCGGAACGTGAACCAGCGAGTTGCCGAGGCACATCAGGAGATCGGAGGGGAACGAGACAAGACGCGGCAGGTCCGCGAACGATCCCGTCTCGACCCGGGTTTTCGGGTACGCGGCGAGCTTCCGCCGGGCGATGGCGACCAGCGACGGATCGGGATCGAACCCGAAGCAGGAAAGCCCCGCGACGGCGAACGGCTGAAGCTGCGATCCCGTTCCGCACCCGCAGTCGACGACGGAGCGCGCACCCCCGTCATCCAACAGGGAGTCGAACAGGGCACGCTGCTCCGGCGACACCGGGAACAGGTCGTCGTAGACCAAACTGATATCCGTATAGAACGCCAATGGCCCTCCTCCACCCATTGTAGCAGGAAGGTGACGCCGTAAAGAAGAAAAAAGAACACCCCGCGCCCAAACGAAATCCGGATCGAACGCGGGGGTTTTGCCGATAAAGAAACGACGTTATCCGCCGACGCGGGTTTTCACGAACCGGGGATCCGTCTCCGTTGCGCTGCCGCCCGACGTCGCCCCGTCGGGAAGCGGCGTACCCGGGGCGGAGAGGAGCAACACCTCCTTCACTTCCAGGAAGTTGTCGGACGGAGAGGAATCTCCCCAGACGAACGCCTCCGCCCGGATCCGGTACTCCCCCGGGGAAACGCCGCGCGTGTTCCACGTAAAGGTCTCCCGGTAGATCCGTTCGGCCGGGGACCAGCCGAAGGTGAACAACTTCCGTGCGACCACTTTTCGGTTCGCGATAATCTCCAGCGGAATGGTTTCGTATCCTTCGGCCTTGTTTTCGATCACGACGTCGACGCGGACCGTATCCCCCACGTGGGCCCGGACGGGAGCAACCGTCACCTGCCGAACCGCAATATCCTTGTTCCCGTCCCCCCCGCCGTTCGTATCGCCAACATGCCGGAACATCCCGCCTCTCCCTCCACCCGACGCCATATCTCCGGCGAACACCAACACCGCTGCCACCGACGCAATCGCGGCCACGGACTTTCCGTACCTCATGACGGTCCCTCCTTCCTCCTTTTCCTTAGATGTGCCTTCCCGTTCATTGGATGTGTCTTCCCGGTCCGCTATTCAGCCGTGGGCAACTTGCAAGTCTTTTGCAAATGCAATATATTCGCATCGGGAGGAACCGATGGAAAGTCCTTCAGACATGTTGCACCGCCTCGGCCGACCCGTGACCCGCGGAAGGGAGGAGATCCTCCGGATCCTCGAAGAGAGCCCCCTTCCCCTTACCTCCCGGGGCATCCGCGACCGGTTCAGCGATCCCAAACCCGACGCGGCGACGGTCTATCGCAATCTCGCGATGCTTGCCTCCCTCGGCCTGGTGCGCAGCGTCGCCCTTCACGAGCGGAGCCGCCGCTACGAGACGACCGAAGCGGGGACGCACAGACACCGGGTGGTGTGCCGTTCCTGCGGGCGGATCGAGGCGTTCGCGGCGGGGAAGTGCGACCTGTCGCGGATCGAGGACGATATCCGCCGCCGGCTCGGTTTCCGGGTGACCGACCACTCCCTCGAGTTTTTCGGCGAATGCCCAACGTGCCGGAAGAGGGGAACTTTGTGACCGCCGCCGTCTTCTTCATCGCCTTGTTGCTGGCGTTGGCTCCGTCATCCGGGCGTGCGGAACCGATGCGGGTGCTCGCTTCGTTCTTCCCGATGGAGGTCTTCACCCGGAACGTGGTCGGGGACACGGCGGGCGTCACCGTCATGTCGATGCTTCCCGCCTCGCTGGGGTGCCCCCACGATTACGCCTTGACCCCCGGGGACATGAAGAAGATCGCCTCCGCCGATCTCTTCGTCGCGAACGGGCTCGGCATGGAGGAGTTCCTCGGAGGGCCGGTCCGGCGGGCGAACCCGAAGATCCGGATCGTGGAAACCGCCCGCGCCGTCCTCCCCATCCATGGCGGGCACGGTCACGGGGACGTCAACCCGCACACGTGGGTGAGCCCGCGGAACGCGATCCTCCAGGTGCGGGAGATCGAGAAGGCGCTCTCCGCCGCGAGGCCCGTCAGCAGCCGCGCCTTCCGGCGGAACGCCGATGCGTTCGTTTCCCGCCTGTCGGCGCTGGCGGTGGAGTTCGAGACGGCGGCGAAGACGTTCCGTCGAAGGAACATCGTCACCTTCCACAACGTATTCGGCTACCTCGCGAGGGACCTCGGCCTGACCGTGGTCGGAGAGATCGAGACGGCTCCGGGGCAGGAACCGTCGGCGGGAGAGATCCGGAAGCTGTCGCGCACGATCCGGGAGAGGAAGGTCCCGGCGGTCTTCTCCGAGCCCCAATACTCCCCCAAACTCGCCGACGCGCTGGCGAGGGAGGCCGGGGTCCCCGTGCGGGTGCTGGACCCTGTCGCCACCGGTTCCCCGGCCCTCACGGCCTACGAAGACGCGATGCGACGGAACCTTGCCACGCTCAAGGAAGCGCTGGCGACCCGATGACCGCGAGCGATCATCTCCACACGCTCGAGATCCGCAACCTGACCGTCCGGAAGGGAGGGGTGGAGATCCTTTCGGGGATCGACGCCGATCTCCGATGCGGGGAGGTCACCGCCCTGGTCGGCCCCAACGGCGCAGGAAAGACCACCCTGCTCCTCGCGATCCTGGGCCAGGTGCCGTACACGGGAGAGATCCGTTTCTGCCGCGCGGCGGAGCACGGCCAGGGGGCCCCCCGCATCGGGTACGTGCCGCAGCGCCTTCCCCTGGACCCGGACGCGCCGATCACGGTGCTCGACTTCTTCGCGCTTTCCGCCCAGCGGCGCCCCGTCTTCCTCGGCGCCTCCCGTCGCACACGGGAGGCCGCCCGGGAGAGCCTCGAGCGAGCCGGCGTCGCCCACCTCCTCCAAAGCCCCCTGGGTCGGCTCTCCGGCGGGGAGCTCCAGCGGGTGCTGTTCGCCCTCGCGTTGCGGGACGCTCCCGACATCCTGCTGCTCGACGAGCCGGTCTCCGGCGTCGACGTCGCGGGGGAGGAGCTGTTCTGCGACTTCCTGTCCAAGGTCCAGCGCGACTCCCGCTTCAGCCTTCTGCTGGTCAGCCACGACCTGTCGGTGGTGACGCGGCACGCCGAACAGGTGATCTGCCTCAACCGCCGCCTCGTGTGCAGCGGCGCGACCACGGAGGTGCTCACCCCTTCGAGCCTGGCCGCGATGTACGGGACCGACGCCCACCTGTTCCGCCACACCCACGCGGACGGGCACGGCCACCTGCACGACGACGGGGGGAAGTAAGGTCCGGTGGAAGCGATCCTCTCCGACGTGTTCGCCCTGATGGACCGGCTGCTTCCGTTCGCCTTCGCGGAACCGGCGTTCATGAAGCGCGCGCTCCTCGCGCTGCTCCTCACGGCCCCCGCCGCGGCCGCGCTCGGCGTCCCGCTGGTCCAGCACCGGATGGCCTTCTTCTCCGACGCGATCGGCCACTCCGCCTTCACCGGCGTGGCCCTCGGGGTCCTCCTCGGCGTCTCCCCCTCCTGGACGATGGCCGCGTTCGGCGTCCTCGTCGCCGTCGCCATCACCCTGGTCAAGGGACGCACCGAACTCTCGTCGGACACGGTCATCGGCGTCTTCTTCTCGACCGTCGTCGCCCTCGGGATCGCGATCATCAGCCGGGAGAAGGGGCTGACGCGGAACCTGCAGGCGTTCCTGTACGGCGACCCGCTCGCCGTCACCGACGCCGAGCTTCTGTGGATGGCCGCCCTCTTCCTGCTCGTTTCCGCGTACCTTGCCTTCCTCTACAACCGGATCCTGCTGCTGGGGATCCACGAGGGGTTCGCCCGGACGAAGGGAGTCCGTGCGCCGGCCGTGGAGATCTCCTTCGCCCTGGTCGTCGCCCTCGTGGTGACCGCGGCGATCCACACCGTCGGAATCCTCCTGGTCACCGCCCTGCTCGTCATCCCCGCCGCCGCCGCCCGCAACGTCGCCCGGGGGGCCGCCTCGGCGCTCTGGATCTCCGTGGGAGTCGCCGTGCTGTCGGGGTTCGCCGGGATCGTCGCCTCCTGGTATCTCGACACCGCCACCGGCGCGACCGTCGTCCTGTCCTCCGCGGCCTGTTTCACCGTCACCGCGCTGTACCGGGTCACCCGCCCGAGAGAATAAACGGCCGTCGATCTTTTCCGTTGCGCCGCCTCCCGTCATCTCTCTATAATTGTCGACAATCGTTCTCTTTAACATTCCAACCGGATCGGAGGATGCATGAAAAAGCTGAAGGGGTCGCGCACGGAGCACAACCTGATGGCCGCGTTCGCCGGCGAGTCGCAGGCACGGAACCGGTACACCTTCTACGCGGGGATCGCTTCCAAAGAGGGGCACGAGGGGGTCGCCTCGGTCTTCCTCGAGACGGCGGAGCACGAGAAGATGCACGCCAAGCGGTACTTCGAACTCCTCGAAGGGTTGGACGTGGAGATCAAGGCGGGGTACCCGAGCAGGATCGGGAGCACCGCCGTGAACCTCGAGGCCGCCGCCGCCGGCGAGCACGAGGAGTGGACGAACCTCTACCCGACGTTCGGGAAGATCGCCGAGGAGGAAGGGTTCGCCGCCCCCGCCGCGATTTTTCGCCGGGTCACGGAGGTCGAGGTGGAGCACGAGAAGCGGTACCTGCGGCTCCTCGGCCACGTGAAGAACGGCACGCTCTACAAGCGGGAGAAGCCGATCCGGTGGAAGTGCGCGAAATGCGGCCGGGTCCACGAGGGGACCGAGGCGCCGGAGCGGTGCCCCACCTGCGCTCACCCGCAGGGGTGGTTCACTCCCATCGAGGCGAACTTCTGATCCA harbors:
- a CDS encoding metal ABC transporter permease, with amino-acid sequence MEAILSDVFALMDRLLPFAFAEPAFMKRALLALLLTAPAAAALGVPLVQHRMAFFSDAIGHSAFTGVALGVLLGVSPSWTMAAFGVLVAVAITLVKGRTELSSDTVIGVFFSTVVALGIAIISREKGLTRNLQAFLYGDPLAVTDAELLWMAALFLLVSAYLAFLYNRILLLGIHEGFARTKGVRAPAVEISFALVVALVVTAAIHTVGILLVTALLVIPAAAARNVARGAASALWISVGVAVLSGFAGIVASWYLDTATGATVVLSSAACFTVTALYRVTRPRE
- a CDS encoding metal ABC transporter substrate-binding protein — translated: MTAAVFFIALLLALAPSSGRAEPMRVLASFFPMEVFTRNVVGDTAGVTVMSMLPASLGCPHDYALTPGDMKKIASADLFVANGLGMEEFLGGPVRRANPKIRIVETARAVLPIHGGHGHGDVNPHTWVSPRNAILQVREIEKALSAARPVSSRAFRRNADAFVSRLSALAVEFETAAKTFRRRNIVTFHNVFGYLARDLGLTVVGEIETAPGQEPSAGEIRKLSRTIRERKVPAVFSEPQYSPKLADALAREAGVPVRVLDPVATGSPALTAYEDAMRRNLATLKEALATR
- a CDS encoding transcriptional repressor; protein product: MESPSDMLHRLGRPVTRGREEILRILEESPLPLTSRGIRDRFSDPKPDAATVYRNLAMLASLGLVRSVALHERSRRYETTEAGTHRHRVVCRSCGRIEAFAAGKCDLSRIEDDIRRRLGFRVTDHSLEFFGECPTCRKRGTL
- a CDS encoding class I SAM-dependent methyltransferase, whose protein sequence is MAFYTDISLVYDDLFPVSPEQRALFDSLLDDGGARSVVDCGCGTGSQLQPFAVAGLSCFGFDPDPSLVAIARRKLAAYPKTRVETGSFADLPRLVSFPSDLLMCLGNSLVHVPQGEASRFFADAAGALSPSGTLLLQILNYERILREGVTELPMLRASEGTVEFRRRYEWEGDRRVLFRTSLRFVGADEPRIVRNEIPLYPIYPEELWEILANAGFGDTRFYGDFARSEFSPGSEALVCLARKA
- a CDS encoding metal ABC transporter ATP-binding protein, whose translation is MTASDHLHTLEIRNLTVRKGGVEILSGIDADLRCGEVTALVGPNGAGKTTLLLAILGQVPYTGEIRFCRAAEHGQGAPRIGYVPQRLPLDPDAPITVLDFFALSAQRRPVFLGASRRTREAARESLERAGVAHLLQSPLGRLSGGELQRVLFALALRDAPDILLLDEPVSGVDVAGEELFCDFLSKVQRDSRFSLLLVSHDLSVVTRHAEQVICLNRRLVCSGATTEVLTPSSLAAMYGTDAHLFRHTHADGHGHLHDDGGK
- a CDS encoding penicillin-binding transpeptidase domain-containing protein, whose translation is MTRRAGGKRFRRIVAAGIVLLAGWVLATAVVAENRHQLPPPTRSAPDSGGGAFDHGFTPADLHTLLQVGRPDGLLPNGNRVTLSLNEELQAQIFDLFRRFDPLYGVFAAMEPDTGRVVALVGYRRGGESDPWLSLKAIYPAASLIKVVTASAAIERGKVSPQDEISYRGGIYGITRGGIHARDGRGIPKMTLEEAIARSANAVFGNVAVNHVGGPVLEEYLAKFGFGQRIPFDLPVETSRAQVPREEYELARTGAGFGEVYVSPLHMAMIMSAIASGGAMPRPVLIDRIEDRDGKPLYESSPVKWRDTVLPETANAVVRMMVKTVEMGTSHRTFGSPERTPLLHDMDVAAKTGSLSGWTPSVHFDWFAGVAPVGSPRLALSALVVNDSRWKIKGSYVGKEAFNSYFGYPSSLPPVYAKARGTRKWTRPVRAVKKVQPTVKVKGKKGKKAVRSRKRAPAKTAEKGVGKPLAVNSSTARAGG
- a CDS encoding rubrerythrin family protein, yielding MKKLKGSRTEHNLMAAFAGESQARNRYTFYAGIASKEGHEGVASVFLETAEHEKMHAKRYFELLEGLDVEIKAGYPSRIGSTAVNLEAAAAGEHEEWTNLYPTFGKIAEEEGFAAPAAIFRRVTEVEVEHEKRYLRLLGHVKNGTLYKREKPIRWKCAKCGRVHEGTEAPERCPTCAHPQGWFTPIEANF
- a CDS encoding nitroreductase family protein, translated to MEFHRVIGARRSLRAFSQRPVEMEKIERMLDAARWSPSCANRQPWRFVVVGADAPSRAAVEEALDAGNAWAKRAPVLIAAGARREDAAVVESRDYFLLDTGMTLMSLLYRAVDQGLLVHPMAGWKEEPLRAALGLPEDFIPAAVVAVGYAGKSGDLDEASRKKDEKPRARKPLGEIAFRSRWGEPFEATLPSLPRKVYETELQLRFGDTDAMGHVNNAKVVTYLELGRMQFFADVMGAERVEDIRFILAEVSCRYRIPILHHDRVFVRMHITDVYRSSFRFRCDLYDPRDGRVFVEAETVQVMYDYTTG